The following are encoded together in the Thermotoga sp. genome:
- the era gene encoding GTPase Era produces the protein MKSGFVALAGKPNVGKSTFINTVFGRKVVIVSDKPQTTRNRINCIYTDDDAQIIFVDTPGIHKPLHRLGEYMVKAAVQALKGVELVLFMLDAADGFTKTDERVANIVNESKTKTILAVNKIDVAGEEKAKSVGELAKSRVENIVSVHYISALKGIGVSEVLEKIKEELPEGPQYYPEDMVTDRPFSFMAAEIIREKIFHLTHQEVPHSAAVVIEEVKDRPNGVLYIRATIYVERESQKGILIGKGGSMIKKIGTLAREEIEFLAGRKVFLDLNVKVKEKWREKDFIILQEIGLKHDIK, from the coding sequence ATTAAGTCAGGGTTCGTCGCACTGGCCGGAAAACCGAACGTTGGAAAGTCCACTTTCATAAACACCGTTTTTGGCAGGAAAGTTGTGATCGTATCCGATAAACCTCAAACCACCAGAAACAGGATAAACTGTATCTACACCGACGATGACGCACAGATCATATTCGTGGACACCCCGGGCATACACAAGCCACTCCATCGTCTTGGAGAGTACATGGTGAAGGCCGCTGTTCAGGCTCTCAAGGGGGTGGAACTGGTACTCTTCATGCTCGATGCCGCCGATGGATTCACAAAGACAGACGAGCGCGTGGCAAACATCGTAAATGAATCCAAAACCAAGACCATTCTGGCAGTGAACAAAATAGACGTGGCGGGAGAAGAGAAGGCAAAGTCTGTGGGCGAGCTGGCGAAGAGCAGAGTGGAGAACATCGTTTCGGTGCACTACATCTCCGCTCTGAAAGGAATCGGTGTTTCGGAGGTCCTGGAGAAGATAAAGGAAGAGCTCCCGGAGGGTCCACAGTACTATCCGGAGGATATGGTAACGGACAGACCATTTTCTTTCATGGCAGCCGAGATCATAAGGGAGAAAATCTTCCACCTCACCCACCAAGAGGTACCCCACTCCGCGGCGGTGGTAATAGAGGAAGTGAAAGACAGGCCAAACGGGGTCCTTTACATTCGAGCAACCATATACGTAGAACGTGAATCACAGAAGGGAATTCTCATAGGAAAGGGTGGAAGCATGATAAAGAAAATAGGCACGCTGGCTCGAGAGGAGATCGAGTTCCTCGCTGGGAGGAAAGTGTTCCTCGATTTGAACGTGAAGGTGAAAGAAAAATGGAGAGAAAAGGACTTCATAATTCTTCAGGAAATCGGCCTGAAACACGACATCAAATGA
- a CDS encoding hemolysin family protein, with translation MEDPVSSILTLGLEGVLLVFLIYLSNFFSSSETALTLMSKVKIKEFLEKKEEESEKESYIHLFNKYLTTILISNNLVNLFASSISTLIFLNLLRGMSEEFVAVVSTLFITAILLIFGEITPKVVARAEPERIFHRSIGAVRSLTKIFDPVGRVLVKISDGIIALRHGKKVSEDLFITEEDIVSIVQVGGEMGVIEQEEERIVKRAFEMKQIAVKEIMTPRVDIVAIEENQTVKDLIELIEDEGYSRIPVYRETIDNIVGVCYAKDVLSILAEKDYGEVKNMKVKDIMRNALYVPETMNIDELLKILKSKKIHIAIVVDEYGGTAGIVTLEDIMEELFGDIMDEYDYDEVSGIKEIGEKTYIVDGSTPINDLEIELRIQFPQTEYETIAGYLLEHFKRIPNVGEEAVIGDLYFKVLAVGKNRIEKVMIKVLEGRRDGTGETGGDSSESSGKGVR, from the coding sequence GTGGAAGACCCTGTCAGTAGTATATTGACACTCGGTCTTGAAGGCGTGCTTCTGGTTTTCCTGATCTATCTCTCCAACTTCTTCTCTTCCTCGGAAACCGCACTGACTCTCATGAGCAAGGTGAAGATCAAGGAATTCTTGGAAAAGAAGGAGGAAGAATCGGAAAAGGAAAGTTATATCCATCTCTTCAACAAATATCTCACAACGATCTTGATAAGTAACAACCTCGTCAACCTCTTTGCCTCGTCCATTTCCACCTTGATCTTTCTGAACCTTCTCAGAGGCATGAGTGAAGAGTTCGTAGCGGTGGTTTCCACTCTCTTCATCACTGCCATTCTGCTCATATTCGGAGAGATCACCCCGAAGGTCGTGGCGAGAGCCGAGCCCGAACGCATCTTCCACAGATCGATAGGAGCGGTCAGATCGCTCACTAAGATCTTCGATCCGGTCGGGAGAGTTCTGGTGAAGATCTCCGATGGTATCATCGCCCTGAGACACGGAAAGAAAGTATCCGAAGACCTGTTCATCACTGAGGAGGACATCGTCTCAATCGTCCAAGTCGGAGGCGAGATGGGGGTCATAGAACAGGAAGAAGAAAGGATAGTGAAGCGCGCCTTCGAGATGAAACAGATAGCCGTCAAGGAGATAATGACACCCCGCGTTGACATTGTGGCGATAGAGGAAAACCAGACAGTGAAGGATCTCATTGAACTGATAGAGGACGAGGGGTATTCCAGAATACCTGTTTACAGGGAGACTATAGACAACATCGTAGGGGTTTGTTACGCCAAGGATGTTCTTTCGATCCTGGCGGAGAAAGATTACGGAGAGGTAAAGAACATGAAGGTGAAGGATATAATGAGGAACGCTCTCTACGTGCCGGAGACCATGAACATAGATGAGCTTTTGAAGATCCTCAAGTCGAAAAAGATCCACATAGCGATAGTCGTGGACGAGTACGGTGGAACAGCTGGTATCGTCACTCTCGAAGACATAATGGAGGAGCTCTTCGGTGATATCATGGACGAGTACGACTACGACGAGGTGTCTGGTATAAAGGAGATAGGGGAAAAGACCTACATCGTCGATGGAAGCACTCCCATAAACGATCTGGAGATAGAGCTGAGGATCCAGTTCCCCCAGACGGAGTACGAAACGATAGCGGGGTACCTTCTTGAACACTTCAAGAGGATACCGAACGTTGGCGAGGAAGCCGTCATCGGTGATCTGTACTTCAAGGTGCTGGCAGTTGGTAAAAACAGAATAGAGAAAGTCATGATAAAGGTCCTGGAGGGGAGAAGAGATGGAACCGGAGAAACTGGTGGAGATAGCTCTGAGAGCTCGGGAAAGGGCGTACGCTAA
- a CDS encoding 23S rRNA (pseudouridine(1915)-N(3))-methyltransferase RlmH translates to MKIRIVVGGKLDDFIKMGIDHYMKFLRRFCKIEIIELKRVHRGNVEEIVKKETEELKKRVLPGSLMVVMDRRGENLSSGEFAGFFKEVELKGKDVTILIGGPYGLSDEIFSEAHRVFSLSRMTFTHGMSVLIVLEQVFRAFKILRGESYHY, encoded by the coding sequence ATGAAGATAAGAATCGTTGTGGGTGGAAAGCTGGACGATTTCATAAAGATGGGGATAGACCATTACATGAAATTTCTCAGGCGATTTTGTAAAATCGAAATTATCGAGTTAAAGCGCGTTCACAGGGGAAACGTTGAGGAGATCGTAAAGAAAGAAACTGAGGAATTGAAAAAGAGGGTGTTACCCGGCAGTTTGATGGTAGTTATGGACAGAAGGGGTGAAAACCTCTCTTCAGGGGAGTTTGCCGGGTTTTTCAAAGAGGTTGAGTTGAAGGGGAAAGATGTCACAATCTTGATCGGTGGGCCTTATGGGTTGAGCGATGAGATATTCTCCGAGGCCCACCGTGTTTTTTCCCTGTCGAGGATGACCTTCACCCACGGAATGAGTGTCCTCATAGTTTTGGAACAGGTGTTCAGGGCGTTTAAAATACTACGTGGAGAGAGCTATCATTACTGA
- the cdd gene encoding cytidine deaminase codes for MEPEKLVEIALRARERAYAKYSGFRVGAALLTKSGRVFTGVNVENASYGLTVCAERVAVFKAISEGEREFVAIAIASDSSEKTVPCGACRQVLYEFSEDMDVIMANRNRDYEIVKLKDLLPKGFKLGGEEH; via the coding sequence ATGGAACCGGAGAAACTGGTGGAGATAGCTCTGAGAGCTCGGGAAAGGGCGTACGCTAAGTATTCCGGGTTCAGGGTGGGAGCCGCCCTTCTCACAAAGAGCGGAAGGGTGTTCACGGGTGTGAATGTGGAGAACGCGTCCTACGGCCTTACCGTGTGTGCGGAAAGAGTGGCCGTGTTCAAAGCGATCTCTGAGGGTGAAAGAGAATTTGTTGCGATTGCCATAGCTTCTGATTCCTCTGAGAAGACGGTACCCTGCGGAGCCTGTAGACAGGTGCTCTACGAGTTCTCCGAGGATATGGATGTGATCATGGCGAACAGGAACAGAGACTATGAAATAGTGAAGCTGAAGGACCTTCTACCGAAGGGATTCAAACTGGGAGGTGAGGAGCATTAA